Proteins from a single region of Pseudopedobacter saltans DSM 12145:
- a CDS encoding glycoside hydrolase family 43 protein — translation MKKVSICYLLFCLFSVSAFAQSKKSKNYVFSYFKGDSKDGLHLAYSNDGYHWTALKNGQSFLKPEVAADKLMRDPCIIRGGDGYFHMVWTVSWNDRGIGYAKSKDLINWSAQQFIPVMGHEENARNTWAPEITYDAKSKIYMIYWASTIKGLYPQTQSEKENAYNHRIYYVTTRDFIRFSDTKLLYDPGFNVIDATIVKDGKFYFMFMKDETVEPVTKDLKIAVSKKLDGPYTPASKPLSNHQWVEGPTVLRQDGEWLVYFDKYREKKYGAIKSKDLRVWEDVSDKISLPSCIRHGSILEVTPQELERLKRE, via the coding sequence ATGAAAAAAGTAAGCATATGCTATTTGCTGTTTTGTCTGTTTTCGGTTTCGGCCTTTGCGCAAAGTAAGAAATCAAAAAACTATGTATTCTCTTATTTTAAAGGCGACTCTAAAGATGGTCTGCATTTAGCCTATAGTAATGATGGTTACCACTGGACTGCTTTAAAAAATGGTCAATCTTTCCTGAAGCCCGAAGTGGCTGCGGATAAACTGATGCGCGATCCCTGTATTATCAGAGGGGGTGATGGTTATTTTCATATGGTGTGGACAGTAAGCTGGAATGATAGAGGGATTGGCTATGCTAAATCAAAAGATTTAATAAACTGGTCTGCCCAACAGTTTATCCCGGTGATGGGACATGAGGAGAACGCGAGAAATACATGGGCCCCTGAAATTACTTATGATGCTAAGTCTAAAATCTATATGATTTACTGGGCCTCTACTATAAAAGGCCTATATCCTCAAACACAATCTGAAAAGGAGAATGCTTATAATCACAGGATATATTATGTAACTACCAGGGATTTTATTCGTTTTTCTGATACTAAATTGCTTTATGATCCCGGTTTTAATGTTATTGATGCTACCATTGTAAAAGATGGTAAGTTTTATTTCATGTTCATGAAGGACGAAACGGTAGAGCCGGTAACTAAGGATTTGAAAATTGCTGTTAGCAAGAAACTGGACGGGCCATATACGCCTGCTAGTAAACCGCTTTCGAATCATCAATGGGTAGAAGGCCCGACTGTTTTGAGACAAGATGGGGAATGGCTGGTTTATTTTGATAAGTACAGAGAGAAGAAATATGGTGCCATAAAATCAAAGGATTTAAGGGTATGGGAAGATGTATCTGATAAAATTTCGCTGCCTTCTTGTATTAGGCATGGCTCGATCCTGGAGGTTACTCCGCAGGAGCTTGAGCGGCTTAAGCGGGAATAA
- a CDS encoding LacI family DNA-binding transcriptional regulator, protein MSQKEITIYDIAEKLAISAATVSRALQNHPAVNAKTKKRIVDLANELGYQSNKFASNLRKQKTHTIGVIVPRLNSAFMSTVLSGIEKVANNAGYNLIISQSFETHDKEAQNAQTMFNNRVDALVISLAYDTKDYKHLNSFIKKKIPIIFFDRVADKIDATKVLIDNFKAGYQATEHLIQQGCKEILHITGNLSRNVYNDRFEGYKKALEDNGIKYDQKLLICNDLSEKAIEDCLKNDVLKRTKLPDGLFITSDPSAAYALTILKEAGVKVPQDMAIIGFNNDLISRVCEPAISTINYPGNQMGETIARILINHLNGESDINYMNTVILKTDLIVRNSSLKKK, encoded by the coding sequence ATGAGCCAGAAAGAGATTACTATTTATGATATAGCGGAAAAATTAGCAATTTCTGCAGCTACCGTAAGTCGCGCTTTACAGAATCACCCGGCTGTAAACGCTAAAACAAAAAAGCGTATCGTAGATTTAGCCAATGAATTGGGTTATCAATCCAATAAATTTGCAAGTAATCTTAGAAAGCAGAAGACGCATACCATTGGCGTAATTGTTCCAAGATTAAATAGTGCTTTTATGTCTACAGTATTATCCGGCATAGAAAAGGTAGCGAATAATGCGGGTTATAACCTGATCATCAGTCAATCATTTGAAACACACGACAAGGAAGCTCAAAATGCGCAAACCATGTTTAATAACCGGGTTGATGCGCTCGTTATTTCTTTGGCTTATGACACTAAAGATTATAAGCACTTAAATAGCTTCATCAAAAAGAAGATCCCTATCATTTTCTTCGACCGCGTTGCCGATAAAATAGATGCAACAAAAGTTTTAATAGACAACTTCAAAGCAGGTTATCAGGCTACGGAACATCTTATTCAGCAAGGTTGCAAAGAGATTTTACATATAACCGGCAACTTGAGTAGAAATGTCTATAATGACAGATTTGAAGGTTATAAAAAAGCTTTGGAAGACAATGGCATAAAATACGACCAAAAATTGCTTATATGTAATGATTTATCGGAAAAAGCAATAGAGGATTGTCTGAAAAACGACGTTCTGAAACGTACAAAATTACCTGACGGCTTATTTATCACCAGCGATCCTTCCGCAGCTTATGCATTAACCATATTAAAAGAAGCTGGAGTAAAGGTTCCTCAAGATATGGCCATAATTGGTTTCAATAACGACCTCATTTCCAGAGTATGCGAACCTGCAATTAGTACGATAAATTATCCGGGAAATCAGATGGGGGAAACAATAGCCAGAATTCTGATCAATCATTTAAATGGCGAAAGTGACATCAATTATATGAACACAGTAATATTGAAAACCGATTTAATCGTAAGAAACTCTTCTTTAAAAAAGAAATAG
- a CDS encoding alpha-glucuronidase family glycosyl hydrolase encodes MIKKLIFYILTTTFSLSAFADNGYNLWLNYKLVEDVSLLANYRTQLQSLYIPYQNATAKIAASELENALKILLNERVAETKEIKENSLVLLKTEDFTKYGLASKSFEKTDAFAIEKKMIQNKPVILISSPSEIGLLYGSFKLLQILGTNGDISQINIQESPKIARRILNHWDNLDRTVERGYAGFSLWDWQRLPKYIDQRYIDYARANASIGINGTVLTNVNSNALILTKEWLQKVKALADTFRPYGIRVYLTARFSAPIEIGKLKTADPLDEEVKTWWKDKANEIYNIIPDFGGFLVKANSEGQPGPQNYGRNHADGANMLAKALAPHGGIVMWRAFVYDNEVPEDRAKQAYNEFKPLDGHFEDNVIIQVKNGAIDFQPREPFHPLFGALSKTNTMAEFQITQEYLGMATNLAYLAPLFKECLDADTYAKGKNSTVARVIDGSLFNNKISAIAGVSNIGNDINWCGHPLAQSNWFAFGKLAWNYSLTSEQIAREWTKLTLHTNNSATNEVVDILMQSREAVVNYMTPLGLHHLMGWDHHYGPGPWIANKPRADWTSVYYHKADKNGIGFNRTRTGSDAVDQYQPQLANEFNSTKTCPEKYLLWFHHLSWDYRLKNGETLWNGLVKKYYQGVEEVWQMQTAWNKLNGNIDPEIHLAVKQLFSIQYDDAVMWRDACVLYFKQFSGKPIPAGLEKPKHDLKYYESLEFKYVPGI; translated from the coding sequence ATGATTAAAAAACTGATATTCTATATTTTAACAACCACATTTTCTTTATCAGCTTTCGCAGATAACGGCTATAATTTATGGCTCAATTATAAATTGGTTGAAGACGTTTCTCTATTGGCCAATTATAGAACACAGCTACAAAGCTTATATATCCCTTACCAAAATGCAACAGCGAAAATTGCAGCATCTGAATTAGAAAATGCGTTAAAAATACTTTTAAATGAGCGTGTAGCAGAAACCAAGGAAATTAAAGAAAACAGTCTCGTATTATTAAAAACAGAAGATTTTACAAAATATGGTTTAGCTTCAAAAAGTTTCGAAAAAACAGATGCCTTTGCCATTGAAAAGAAGATGATACAAAATAAGCCGGTTATCCTTATTTCGTCACCATCTGAAATTGGTTTGCTTTACGGAAGCTTTAAATTGCTTCAGATTTTAGGAACCAACGGAGATATATCCCAAATCAATATACAGGAAAGCCCGAAAATAGCGCGTAGAATTTTGAATCATTGGGATAATTTAGACCGGACAGTTGAACGCGGATATGCCGGCTTTTCGCTTTGGGATTGGCAGCGTTTACCAAAATACATAGATCAACGTTATATAGATTATGCAAGGGCAAATGCTTCCATCGGCATAAATGGAACTGTTTTGACCAATGTTAATTCCAATGCGCTTATTCTTACCAAAGAGTGGCTACAAAAAGTAAAAGCCCTGGCAGACACATTCAGGCCTTATGGCATAAGAGTTTATTTAACCGCAAGATTCAGCGCTCCGATAGAAATTGGCAAACTAAAAACTGCTGATCCTTTAGACGAAGAGGTAAAAACATGGTGGAAAGACAAAGCGAACGAGATTTACAATATTATCCCTGATTTTGGAGGCTTTTTGGTTAAAGCAAATTCAGAAGGACAGCCAGGACCACAAAACTATGGCAGAAACCATGCTGACGGTGCAAATATGCTAGCCAAAGCGCTTGCTCCTCACGGTGGGATAGTGATGTGGCGGGCTTTTGTGTATGATAATGAAGTTCCTGAAGACAGGGCAAAACAAGCCTATAACGAGTTTAAACCTTTGGACGGTCATTTTGAGGACAACGTTATTATTCAGGTCAAAAATGGGGCGATAGATTTTCAACCGAGAGAACCTTTCCATCCGCTATTTGGTGCTTTGTCAAAAACAAATACAATGGCAGAATTTCAGATTACGCAGGAATATCTGGGAATGGCAACCAACCTCGCCTATCTGGCACCTTTATTCAAAGAATGCCTTGATGCCGATACTTACGCAAAAGGTAAAAACTCGACAGTTGCAAGAGTTATAGATGGTTCCTTATTTAACAATAAAATCTCTGCTATTGCCGGAGTTTCCAATATTGGAAATGACATCAACTGGTGCGGGCATCCCCTGGCTCAATCCAATTGGTTCGCTTTTGGGAAACTGGCCTGGAATTACAGCTTAACATCGGAACAGATTGCCCGCGAGTGGACAAAACTTACACTTCATACCAACAACTCGGCAACCAATGAAGTTGTTGATATTTTAATGCAATCCCGGGAAGCTGTTGTGAATTATATGACTCCGCTAGGTCTTCATCATCTGATGGGATGGGATCATCACTACGGCCCGGGACCATGGATCGCCAATAAGCCACGGGCAGACTGGACTTCGGTTTATTACCATAAAGCAGATAAAAACGGAATAGGTTTTAACAGAACCAGAACAGGAAGTGATGCTGTTGACCAGTACCAGCCGCAATTGGCAAATGAATTTAATTCCACGAAAACCTGTCCCGAGAAATACCTGCTATGGTTCCACCATTTATCGTGGGATTATCGTTTGAAGAATGGAGAGACGCTCTGGAATGGATTGGTGAAAAAATACTATCAGGGTGTGGAAGAAGTTTGGCAAATGCAAACTGCTTGGAATAAATTAAATGGAAATATAGATCCTGAGATTCATTTGGCGGTAAAACAACTCTTTAGTATCCAGTACGACGATGCTGTAATGTGGAGAGATGCCTGCGTACTTTATTTCAAACAATTCTCCGGTAAGCCAATTCCCGCAGGATTAGAAAAGCCTAAACACGATCTGAAATATTACGAAAGCTTAGAATTTAAATATGTCCCAGGAATATAA
- a CDS encoding endo-1,4-beta-xylanase: MKTFIAKSFCTALFTASLTWVAQAQDVKDLKDYYQNYFPIGIAVNVRSLEEPQADFIKKNFNSITAENDMKMGPLQPKEGIFNWKNADRIVDFAFKNNMKIRGHALCWHEQAGDWIFVDKNGNNVSRELLLERLRTHIHTVVNRYKGKIYAWDVVNEAIDDNPNNLLRKSKWTEIIGDDFIEKAFEYAHEADPNAKLFYNDYNSERPEKVERIYTLLKQLKDKNIPIDGVGLQAHWSIFEPSRSELEHAIQKYSSLGLEIHITELDVSIYKWEKEKRAKRPNESDEYTPELQKAQANKYQMFFEVFRKYKKNITNVTFWNATDKYTWLDHYPVEGRKNYPSLFDINAKPKAAFWKVVNF, encoded by the coding sequence ATGAAGACATTTATAGCAAAATCCTTTTGCACTGCCTTATTTACAGCATCGTTAACATGGGTGGCCCAGGCACAAGATGTTAAAGATTTAAAAGATTATTATCAGAACTATTTTCCCATTGGTATTGCCGTTAATGTAAGAAGTCTGGAAGAACCACAGGCAGATTTTATTAAAAAGAATTTTAACAGTATAACGGCAGAAAACGACATGAAAATGGGCCCTTTACAACCTAAAGAAGGTATTTTCAACTGGAAAAATGCTGATCGAATAGTCGACTTTGCCTTTAAAAATAATATGAAAATCAGAGGGCATGCCTTATGCTGGCATGAGCAGGCCGGAGATTGGATTTTTGTAGATAAAAATGGTAATAATGTAAGCCGTGAATTGTTATTAGAACGATTAAGAACACATATACACACTGTAGTTAACCGGTACAAAGGGAAAATTTACGCATGGGATGTCGTGAACGAGGCCATTGACGACAATCCGAATAACCTGCTTAGGAAATCTAAGTGGACGGAAATAATTGGCGATGATTTTATAGAAAAAGCTTTTGAATATGCCCATGAAGCCGATCCGAATGCGAAACTTTTCTATAACGATTATAATAGCGAAAGACCTGAAAAAGTAGAACGAATCTATACCCTTCTAAAACAATTGAAAGACAAAAACATTCCGATAGATGGTGTCGGACTTCAGGCCCATTGGTCTATTTTTGAACCTTCAAGAAGTGAACTAGAGCATGCTATTCAAAAATATTCCTCTCTGGGATTAGAAATCCATATTACTGAACTGGATGTTTCCATCTATAAATGGGAAAAAGAAAAAAGAGCTAAACGCCCAAATGAATCTGACGAATATACTCCTGAGTTACAAAAAGCACAGGCAAATAAATACCAAATGTTTTTCGAGGTATTTAGAAAATACAAGAAGAATATCACCAATGTCACTTTCTGGAATGCCACAGATAAATATACCTGGCTAGACCATTACCCTGTAGAAGGGCGTAAAAACTACCCTTCTCTCTTTGATATTAATGCTAAACCTAAAGCCGCTTTTTGGAAAGTCGTAAACTTTTAA
- a CDS encoding glycosyl hydrolase 115 family protein, translating to MKRLSFTVILSLLFAQTFATGLETIVSTNALSNSFPIVAQSKASNILYDENDFDGVKRAIRDLQSDIKKVTDLEPALNNKTSKTTIIIGTIGKSALIDDLIKNKKINVNGITGRWESTLIEVVQNPTTDIEQALVIAGSDKRGTIYGIYEISYQAGVSPWYYWADVPVKKKKDLYVKNGRYVLESPAVKYRGIFLNDEAPALSGWAKKEFGGFNHQFYEKVFELILRLKGNYLWPAMWGSAFNDDDKLNPLKADEYGVVIGTSHHEPLTRAHDEWRRYGKGAWDYTKNEEELKKFWRTGLERVADKEILVTLGMRGDGDEPMTEGTATALLERIVKDQRDIIKNVTQKPIEQTPQVWALYKEVQDYYDKGMRVPDDVTLLLCDDNWGNLRKLPDLKEAPRKGGYGIYYHFDYVGGPRNYKWINTNPIQKTWEQMNLVYQYDANQIWIVNVGDLKPMEFPIEFFLDYAWNPDAIPSEQLKNYTVNWAEKQFGGKHRNEIADLIDTYLKYAGRIKPELLNADTYSLTNYNEWARVIADYDVLLQKTVEIKSKLPQIYHDSFYQLVLHPIEANANLHHLYYAHAKNKLFAKQGRKSANQYAEEVEKRFKQDAEITNYYNNIMANGKWKHMMDQTHIGYTYWQQPDSNTIPKVIRIELMNKPGLGISVEGSEEFWIGKNVTGAKLATFNTLSQATHYIELFNRSNASSKFNIKAPKYIHLSKTNGILENDERIAVSINRNLAPKGISNSNIIISGNDGSRITVPVTIDNRYTEAKNIFVEQNGVISMEAPHYSRANHNRPFFWKHLEDYGKTAGGMTVYPSAVADQKLDSKTPYLEYDIFISNKGNYTLHTLVSPTLDFKNGEGLRFAVSINDEQPVIVDITKDDNKPGVWDKAVANSIKAFKTNFEFSKTGKNTIKYWMVSPAVVLQKLILDTGGLKPSFLGPEETFIN from the coding sequence ATGAAGAGACTAAGCTTTACCGTAATCCTATCCCTGTTATTTGCCCAGACTTTTGCTACTGGCTTAGAAACCATTGTCAGTACAAATGCTTTATCCAATAGCTTCCCCATTGTAGCCCAATCTAAAGCGAGTAATATTTTATACGATGAAAATGATTTTGACGGTGTAAAAAGAGCTATCAGAGATTTACAAAGCGATATCAAAAAGGTTACCGATCTGGAACCGGCACTAAACAATAAAACATCTAAAACGACTATCATCATTGGAACTATCGGTAAATCTGCTTTGATTGATGATTTAATAAAAAACAAAAAAATCAACGTAAACGGGATTACAGGCAGATGGGAAAGCACTTTAATTGAGGTTGTACAAAACCCTACAACAGACATTGAACAAGCTTTAGTAATAGCCGGAAGCGATAAACGAGGTACAATTTATGGTATCTACGAAATCTCTTATCAAGCAGGCGTATCTCCCTGGTACTACTGGGCAGATGTTCCGGTTAAGAAAAAAAAAGATCTCTATGTTAAAAATGGAAGGTACGTTTTAGAAAGTCCGGCCGTAAAATACAGAGGAATTTTTTTAAATGATGAAGCTCCCGCCTTAAGCGGCTGGGCAAAAAAAGAATTTGGCGGATTTAACCATCAATTCTACGAAAAGGTATTTGAACTGATTCTTAGACTAAAAGGCAATTACTTGTGGCCTGCCATGTGGGGAAGCGCTTTCAATGACGATGATAAATTAAACCCCTTAAAAGCAGACGAATATGGCGTAGTTATAGGAACTTCTCATCATGAACCTTTAACCAGAGCTCATGATGAATGGCGACGTTATGGAAAGGGGGCCTGGGATTATACCAAAAACGAAGAGGAATTAAAAAAATTCTGGAGAACCGGGTTAGAAAGAGTTGCTGACAAAGAGATTTTAGTGACTTTGGGTATGCGTGGCGACGGAGATGAACCCATGACCGAAGGAACTGCTACTGCCCTGCTTGAAAGAATTGTCAAAGACCAAAGAGACATCATCAAAAATGTAACTCAAAAGCCTATTGAGCAAACTCCGCAAGTTTGGGCTTTGTATAAAGAGGTTCAGGATTATTACGATAAAGGCATGCGTGTCCCGGACGATGTGACTTTACTATTGTGTGATGACAATTGGGGAAATCTTAGAAAATTACCTGATTTAAAAGAAGCACCAAGAAAAGGTGGTTATGGAATTTACTATCATTTCGATTATGTAGGTGGCCCCAGAAATTATAAATGGATCAATACTAATCCTATCCAAAAAACGTGGGAGCAGATGAATCTGGTTTATCAATATGACGCCAACCAGATCTGGATTGTAAACGTAGGCGATTTAAAACCTATGGAATTTCCTATCGAGTTTTTTTTGGACTATGCGTGGAATCCGGACGCCATTCCATCAGAGCAACTAAAAAATTATACAGTAAACTGGGCAGAGAAACAATTTGGCGGTAAACACAGGAATGAAATCGCTGATTTAATAGACACCTATTTAAAATATGCCGGACGTATAAAGCCCGAGCTACTGAATGCGGATACTTACAGCTTAACAAATTATAACGAATGGGCAAGGGTAATTGCAGATTATGATGTCTTGCTGCAAAAAACCGTAGAAATCAAGTCTAAACTTCCGCAGATTTATCATGATAGTTTTTATCAATTGGTTTTGCATCCGATAGAAGCAAACGCTAATCTGCACCATCTTTATTATGCACACGCTAAAAATAAACTTTTCGCTAAACAAGGTAGAAAATCAGCCAATCAATATGCTGAGGAAGTAGAAAAAAGATTTAAACAAGATGCCGAAATCACTAACTATTATAACAATATAATGGCCAATGGAAAGTGGAAACATATGATGGACCAAACGCATATTGGCTACACTTACTGGCAACAACCAGATTCTAATACTATACCAAAAGTCATCAGAATAGAGCTTATGAATAAACCTGGATTAGGAATAAGTGTAGAAGGAAGCGAGGAGTTCTGGATTGGGAAAAACGTTACAGGTGCAAAACTGGCAACATTTAATACTTTATCACAGGCGACACATTATATTGAGTTATTTAACAGAAGCAACGCAAGTTCCAAATTCAATATTAAAGCGCCTAAGTATATACATTTATCTAAAACAAATGGTATCTTGGAGAATGACGAACGCATTGCTGTTTCTATAAACCGGAACCTGGCTCCAAAGGGAATAAGCAATAGCAACATTATCATATCAGGAAATGATGGTAGTAGAATCACAGTACCTGTTACTATTGACAATAGATATACCGAAGCAAAGAATATATTTGTTGAACAAAATGGGGTGATTTCCATGGAGGCGCCACATTATTCCAGAGCAAACCATAATCGCCCTTTTTTCTGGAAACATTTAGAGGACTATGGAAAGACCGCCGGCGGAATGACTGTTTATCCTTCTGCAGTTGCTGATCAAAAATTGGACAGCAAAACACCTTATCTGGAATATGATATATTCATTAGCAACAAGGGGAATTACACTTTGCACACATTGGTAAGCCCTACCTTAGATTTTAAAAATGGTGAAGGCTTAAGATTTGCTGTTTCTATAAATGATGAGCAGCCCGTAATTGTAGATATTACCAAAGACGATAATAAACCCGGCGTTTGGGACAAGGCAGTAGCCAATAGCATCAAAGCGTTTAAAACCAATTTCGAATTCTCTAAAACAGGAAAAAACACCATCAAATATTGGATGGTTTCTCCCGCAGTCGTATTACAAAAACTAATTTTAGATACCGGAGGTTTAAAACCAAGCTTTCTGGGACCAGAAGAAACATTTATCAATTAA